The Osmia lignaria lignaria isolate PbOS001 chromosome 14, iyOsmLign1, whole genome shotgun sequence genome has a window encoding:
- the DNApol-theta gene encoding DNA polymerase theta isoform X2 has translation MQSINKMPSFGDNTLSACIQAEMKNMDNIYNGSDMEKYFKDNMSGSKLMNNSNSIDKKSHPELNSALCNSMNIKSTLNQNNSKCEESKTRNALKFRANSKANTSSRSKIRSTTCVTRNCSSSKVGKEDVNINYLKSDISSETNTLLKQCNKSELSTLHTNSNSIKISGSSRTTNNTNNLILSNSRGTINIGDKSSIIVPSVSIFNTQDRCKLASWGLPPNILQKYEARGITNMFPWQVECLSNHKVIEEQCNLVYSAPTSAGKTLVAEILMIKTILERHKKAIFILPFVSVVREKMYYFQDLLSDSGIRVQGFMGGIAPPGGFSATHVAIATIEKANSLINRLMEENEIVNLGAVVIDELHLVGDPHRGYLLELLLTKLKYMTVRDENINIQLIGMSATLPNLSLLASWLNAELYKTEFRPVPLNEQCKIGKNIYDNKLHLIRTLISMPELTTDSGDIIHLCIETISDGHSVLIFCPTKNWCEKLAEQIAVAFYKLGRGDTKLAEILRHQLDSTLISETLEQLKRSPIGLDNVLNNTVSFGTAFHHAGLTMDERDIIEGAFRSGSLRVLVATSTLSSGVNLPARRVIIRSPMFNGKLLDSLTYRQMIGRSGRMGKDTAGESILICEPSEQKAAEVLLSASLQPIKSCLDDSGPLIRALLEAIASEVVYTPSDLELYTKCTLISLDNEHDSKDPSNEAIQFLIDNEFLLLQNTEEGHRWIATAFGKACLAASIPPREGLFLLEELQKARRCFVLDTELHVVYLVTPISSGNQIGTIDWMTFMELWKMLSESERRVGQLVGVEERFLTSAIQGIVRPGKSLNIHRRFYTALALHDLVHEVPLSTVCKKYGCCRGILQSLQQSASAFAGMVTQFCKQLGWDCMELLVSQFQARLQFGVCRELLDLLRLPMLNGLRARSLYKQGITCVADLAVANELDIERALYKALPFESEKEHDGEHESEAMKRNKMRTVFVTGRDGLTPHEAAIMLVHEARALVANELKLQDMSWKQTEQCITGSESHTETNLQQNTFHTTTNTNIHTKAEISACNNSEININSSDKLFKEKNEQNSCSIITKNFGPINEENEILKVLGKIETFEADINISNKVENTKEFNNKCNLENDVLQENKNHSTKPTDQLLQLDIPEMFNSSNGKLSFDFFEESSPKIPHDILQKRSSESLISFKDNKKNHTQNITVKHSIEAIQKSQNKSEVPCKKIRTSDKTNTTTPVCVNIMTHMLSFEKDVKSSPISRSPSLFDDSLNLDTQICNVLEQNIVDSLHFSEFEETKSFEHKVVTESKVSTDLHITSNGNNKIQTDKDGSALNFPSPKNNTFFWKDDSWNESKKIIEKVNEVNVQNKEDRSVKHNARSIKNTNLKSIVKPGVINSAPEIKKKYNKKLKNLKDSDDLMKISQKRRFKDIAVAKSPMANVVVFSKSRGGSLDSNKSDSDDIIVASQNINSPATSIKIRSKLDSERKQKLCTQKTTNNTPISIKKTHTTAVSKTLQIEKRNIIQKLSEIFTKKVLTSKDCSTDSVISNSDEDTPAKSMKILQKSQINVKRGQNNPEACLQTNDLVSKMNNWNTLNIVKVGSDRGTFNLFKHEIMQKRYISLALNCEIHIDDENNIGSKIIGFTNPEKKKKSKKVEKYVHDNKKLNGVAIAWESNIAYYISFSNEQDLKIPVKEQIKLLRSILSNTFLYVKCFATKEIFKTLYECCGIFACCRFLDPKVAHWLHDSSVHEKTFNEMVEEYFPQGRFITKRIPACYDTGPGLNIKSSIPGEFRASAEVVLTWHMTDKLLDKLEQVHSTLPRTFKDIEMRIIISLACMELNGLGVSLNSLQDLSSVIRKEMISLEERAYALCGKKFNISSSKEIKKILGLCNGKKVGVNKAVLGRSNHPIASLIMSWRKLNATQTKIIYPILNIAQQSCRIHSNCVTNTLTGRISMCEPNLQNIPKDFISENGSFTISVRMAFVPTVGNVILSADYCQLEFRILAHFSKDKTLCDIMSKPGDIFKNIAANWNHVSEDQVDDTMRQHTKQLCYGMIYGMGIKSLAENLSVDEIKAKEFLESFMNAYPGISTWLNNVVEEARHKQNVKQ, from the exons atgcaATCCATTAATAAAATGCCATCCTTCGGGGATAATACACTATCTGCCTGTATTCaggctgaaatgaaaaatatggataatatttataatggcAGTgatatggaaaaatattttaaagacaaTATGTCTGGTTCTAAACTAATGAATAATTCAAACAGTATTGATAAAAAAAGTCACCCAGAATTAAATAGTGCATTATGTAattcaatgaatattaaatcTACTTTGAATCAGAATAATTCAAAATGTGAAGAATCTAAAACTAGAAATGCTCTAAAATTCAGGGCTAATAGCAAAGCTAATACATCTAGCAGATCAAAAATTAGAAGTACTACTTGTGTAACAAGAAACTGTAGTTCATCTAAAGTTGGTAAAGAAGATGTAAACATTAATTACTTGAAAAGCGATATTTCTTCAGAAACAAATACATTATTAAAACAATGTAATAAATCTGAATTATCAACTTTGCATACTAATAGCAACAGTATTAAAATTAGTGGTTCATCCAGAACAACAAATAATACAAACAATTTAATATTGTCTAACAGTAGGGGTACAATAAATATTGGAGATAAGTCATCAATCATAGTTCCTtctgtttctatttttaatactcAAGATAGATGCAAGTTAGCTTCTTGGGGCTTACCACCAAATATTCTTCAG AAATATGAAGCACGAGGAATAACAAATATGTTTCCTTGGCAAGTGGAATGTTTATCAAATCATAAAGTTATTGAAGAGCAATGCAATCTTGTATATTCTGCTCCAACATCAGCTGGAAAAACCTTAGTAGCAGAGATTCTTATGATAAAAACTATATTAGAAAGACACAAGAAAGCAATTTTTATCTTGCCATTTGTTTCTGTTGTTAgagaaaaaatgtattattttcaa GATTTGCTGTCTGACAGTGGAATTCGTGTACAAGGATTTATGGGTGGTATTGCTCCTCCAGGAGGATTTTCTGCTACTCATGTTGCAATAGCAACAATTGAAAAAGCCAATTCCTTAATAAATCGTTTAATGGAAGAAAATGAGATAGTTAATTTAGGAGCTGTAGTAATAGATGAATTGCATCTTGTTGGTGATCCGCATCGTGGATATCTTCTTGAATTACTGTTGACTAAACTAAAATATATGACTGTTAG ggatgaaaatataaatatacaattgATTGGTATGTCTGCTACACTTCCAAACTTATCTCTTTTAGCCAGCTGGTTGAATGCTGAACTGTATAAAACGGAATTTAGACCTGTCCCTTTGAATGAACAGTGCAAA ATAGGTAAAAATATTTATGACAATAAATTACATCTAATCAGAACTCTAATATCAATGCCAGAACTAACAACGGATTCAGGAGATATTATTCACTTATGTATCGAAACAATATCTGATGGGCATAGTGTACTAATTTTTTGTCCAACAAAAAATTGGTGTGAAAAACTAGCTGAACAAATAGCTGTTGCGTTCTATAAATTAG GCCGAGGCGATACAAAACTTGCAGAAATTTTAAGACATCAGTTAGATTCTACATTAATTTCCGAGACATTGGAGCAATTAAAACGCAGTCCAATAGGTTTGGATAATGTACTAAACAACACAGTTTCATTCGGAACAGCTTTCCATCATGCTGGACTTACTATGGATGAGCGTGATATCATAGAAGGAGCTTTTAG ATCAGGATCGTTAAGAGTTCTTGTTGCTACATCAACTTTAAGTAGTGGAGTAAATTTACCAGCAAGAAGAGTAATTATCAGATCTCCAATGTTTAATGGGAAACTATTAGATAGTCTTACCTACAGACAAATGATAGGGCGTTCAGGTAGAATGGGAAAAGACACAGCAG GAGAAAGTATACTTATTTGTGAACCAAGCGAACAAAAAGCAGCCGAAGTATTATTATCAGCCAGTCTGCAACCTATTAAATCCTGTCTTGATGATTCAGGCCCCTTAATTAGAGCTCTTTTAGAAGCTATAGCTAGTGAAGTTGTATATACTCCATCAGATCTTGAATTGTACACTAAATGCACTTTAATAAGTTTAGATAATGAACATGACTCAAAAGATCCTTCAAATGAagcaatacaatttttaatagacAATGAATTCTTGTT ACTACAAAACACAGAAGAGGGACATAGATGGATTGCTACAGCTTTTGGAAAAGCATGTTTAGCAGCTTCTATACCACCTAGAGAGGGTTTGTTTCTACTAGAAGAACTTCAGAAAGCTAGACGATGTTTTGTTTTAGACACTGAATTACATGTAGTATATTTAGTAACTCCTATCAGCTCTGGAAATCAAATTGGAACTATCGATTGGATGACTTTTATGGAATTATGGAAAATGTTATCAGAAAGTGAACGTAGAGTTGGACAACTTGTTGGTGTAGAAGAGCGATTTTTAACATCAGCTATTCAGGGTATAGTGCGACCAGGAAAATCG ctTAATATACATAGAAGATTTTATACCGCGTTAGCTTTACACGACTTGGTTCATGAAGTTCCTCTTAGCACAGTTTGTAAAAAGTACGGTTGTTGCCGTGGAATTCTTCAAAGTTTACAACAATCTGCATCTGCATTTGCTG GAATGGTCACACAATTTTGTAAACAATTAGGCTGGGACTGCATGGAATTATTAGTCTCACAATTCCAGGCCCGTTTACAATTtggtgtttgtagagaattattagaCTTATTACGCCTTCCAATGTTAAATGGATTGCGTGCTAGAAGTCTTTATAAACAAGGAATTACATGCGTAGCAGATTTAGCTGTTGCTAATGAACTTGATATTGAACGAGCACTTTATAAAGCTCTTCCCTTTGAAAG CGAAAAAGAACACGATGGTGAACATGAATCGGAAGCGAtgaaacgaaataaaatgagAACAGTATTTGTTACTGGCAGAGATGGCTTAACACCTCATGAAGCAGCTATCATGTTGGTACATGAAGCTAGAGCATTAGTTGCG AACGAACTGAAATTGCAAGATATGTCATGGAAGCAAACTGAACAATGTATTACTGGGAGTGAATCTCATACAGAAACAAATTTACAACAAAATACATTTCATACTACAACAAATACCAATATACATACAAAGGCTGAAATTTCTGCATGcaataattctgaaattaacATTAATTCAAGTGATAAACTatttaaagagaaaaatgaacaaaattcatGTTCAATAATTACAAAGAATTTTGGTCCCATTAATGAAGAAAACGAAATTTTAAAGGTGTTGggtaaaattgaaacatttgaaGCTGATATAAATATCTCTAATAAAGTTGAAAATACGAAAGAGTTTAACAATAAgtgtaatttagaaaatgatgtGTTGCAAGAAAATAAGAATCATAGTACAAAACCTACTGATCAATTATTGCAATTAGATATTCCAGAAATGTTTAATTCCTCAAATGGGAAACTTTCTTTTGATTTTTTTGAAGAAAGTAGTCCCAAAATACCACATGATATTCTACAAAAGCGAAGTAGTGAATCATTGATTAGTTTCAAggataataaaaagaatcatACTCAAAACATTACTGTTAAACATTCAATAGAAGCGAtacaaaaatctcaaaataaaaGTGAAGTACCTTGTAAAAAAATTAGAACTTCAGATAAAACAAATACTACCACACCAGTTTGTGTAAATATAATGACTCATATGTTGAGTTTTGAGAAAGATGTAAAGTCATCACCAATTTCAAGAAGCCCTAGTCTGTTTGACGATAGTCTGAATCTCGATACACAAATTTGTAATGTTCTTGAACAAAATATTGTCGATTCTTTGCATTTTTCAGAATTTGAAGAAACTAAATCATTCGAACATAAAGTAGTAACGGAAAGTAAAGTATCCACAGATTTACATATTACTAGcaatggtaataataaaatcCAAACAGATAAAGATGGAAGTGCATTGAATTTTCCAAGTCCAAAGAATAATACATTTTTCTGGAAGGATGATTCGTGGAAcgaatcaaagaaaattattgaaaaggtAAATGAAGTTAATGTTCAAAATAAGGAAGATCGATCAGTTAAACATAATGCTAGaagtataaaaaatacaaatttgaaAAGTATTGTAAAGCCTGGAGTAATTAATTCTGCAccagaaattaagaaaaaatataataagaaattaaaaaatttgaaggatTCTGATGATTTAATGAAGATATCACAAAAGCGTAGATTTAAAGATATAGCAGTTGCAAAATCGCCTATGGCAAATGTAGTTGTGTTTAGTAAAAGTCGTGGAGGATCATTAGATTCAAACAAGTCTGATTCAGATGATATTATTGTCGCTTCGCAAAATATAAATTCACCTGCTACAAGTATCAAAATAAGAAGTAAATTAGATTCTGAAAGAAAGCAAAAGCTTTGTACTCAAAAGACTACTAATAATACACCTATCAGTATTAAAAAGACACATACCACTGCAGTTTCAAAAACGCTCCAAATTGAAAAACGCAATATTATACAGAAATTGAGTGAAATATTTACCAAAAAAGTATTAACTAGTAAAGACTGCAGTACAGATAGTGTGATCTCAAATTCAGATGAAGATACCCCTGCaaaatcaatgaaaatattacagaaatctcaaataaatgtaaaaagaGGTCAAAACAATCCCGAAGCGTGCTTACAAACTAACGACCTTGtaagtaaaatgaataattggAATACACTAAACATTGTCAAAGTTGGAAGCGATAGAGGCacatttaatttattcaaacaTGAAATAATGCAAAAACGGTATATCTCTTTAGctttgaattgtgaaattcatattgatgatgaaaataatataggtTCCAAAATTATTGGTTTCACTAAtcctgaaaagaaaaaaaaatctaagaaagtagaaaaatacGTTCATGATAATAAAAAGTTAAACGGTGTTGCTATTGCTTGGGAAAGCAATATTgcatattatatttctttctccAATGAGCaag atttaaaaatCCCAGTTAAagaacaaataaaattattgagaAGCATACTTtctaatacatttttatatgtAAAGTGTTTTGCAACTAAGGAAATATTTAAGACTTTGTACGAATGCTGTGGTATTTTTGCATGCTGCAGATTTTTAGACCCGAAAGTAGCACATTGGTTGCATGATAGCAGTGTTCATGAAAAAACTTTTAATGAAATG GTAGAAGAATATTTTCCACAAGGTCGTTTTATAACAAAAAGAATACCTGCATGTTATGATACAGGACCTGGacttaatattaaaagttcAATTCCAGGAGAATTTAGAGCATCTGCTGAAGTTGTACTTACATGGCACATGACAGATAAACTTTTAGATAAATTAGAACAAGTACATTCAACATTACCACGTACGTTTAAAG ATATTGAAATGAGAATAATAATTTCACTAGCTTGCATGGAATTAAATGGATTAGGTGTATCTTTAAATTCATTACAAGATTTATCTTCTGTTATACGTAAAGAAATGATATCGTTAGAAGAACGAGCATATGCATTGTGCggaaaaaaattcaatatttcttcatcgaaagaaataaaaaag atTTTAGGATTATGTAATGGGAAAAAGGTTGGTGTAAATAAAGCTGTATTAGGACGATCTAATCATCCTATAGCTAGCCTCATTATGTCATGGCGTAAATTAAATGCAACTCAAACTAAG ATTATCTATCCGATATTAAACATAGCTCAGCAGAGTTGCCGTATCCATTCTAACTGTGTTACGAATACACTAACTGGTAGAATATCAATGTGTGaaccaaatttacaaaacataccaaaggattttatttctgaaaatgGTAGTTTTACTATAAGTGTTCGAATGGCATTTGTACCTACTGTAGGCAATGTTATATTATCAGCAGACTATTGTCAACTTGAATTCAGAATATTAGCCCACTTTTCAAAAGATAAAACATTATGTGATATTATGAGTAAACCAggtgatatttttaaaaatattgcagCAAATTGGAATCATGTTTCTGAAGATCAG GTCGATGATACTATGCGTCAGCACACCAAACAATTATGTTACGGAATGATTTATGGTATGGGAATAAAATCACTTGCCGAAAATTTATCTGTGGATGAAATCAAAGCTAAAGAATTCTTAGAATCTTTTATGAATGCATATCCAGGGATATCTACATGGTTGAATAATGTAGTAGAAGAAGCACGC CACAAGCAGAACGTCAAGCAGTAA